TTTTTGGTGGAAATTGAGAGAAGGGAACAAATATTGTTCCTTTTGGTGCACTCAACTGTTCTTTCTTACTCAATCCATCTCCCACCAACCAAATCTGCATTGCAAACTAAATACAGTATTACTAGTTGCAATTCTACTTAAAATCAAGTATATCAAAAAGTAATTTGAAGAAAACAATGCTTCTATGTAGCTTCAAACCCTAACACTTAGAAAAGTAGACATCTCTATTTTCTACCTAGCTAGCTAAAACAATCCAATTTGTTAGGTTAGTAAATAAAACGTACAACATATGAATAGATAGAAACAAGGTTAAGGAATCGATGCTGGCATAGTAAGCAAAAATTTTCTTACCTTTTGAGCATAGCTTCTGTCATGAACCACCTTACCCTCTGTGGCATTTAATGATTTGGTGAGCTTCAAGTACTCAGCCTGGTGTGATGTAACTACCTGAAACAAGTTCAACCAATATCGATCTCATCAGGTTAGAAAAGATATAGGAATAATGAGAATATGAAGTCGATCGTATCTCTCTTTCTCACACACACACATATGATCGAATAAGTACGTAATTATTGACATATACCTGAATATCCCTCTGGCACAAAGAAAAGGCAAGGGCATAAGCAACCTTTGTGAGGTTGCCTATAAGGAGAACCTGGGTTGTTCCTTTCGGAATGCTGTTAAGGATGACAGCAACAGCTAAGCTACTTCCATCCACCACCTTGATCTTCAGTCGTAGATTCCTTTGGACATATATACCACCATAACTATTGAGCCCCTCACCCTGAAATGAAATTTATGAAAAAAAGAGATCAATCAGTAATTCAGTATTGATGTATATCCCGAAATATTCATATATACCATATACAAATGTGAAATAGGTAGGTCAATTGGTGAAAGAAATAAAATTGAGATCTCTAACCTTAAACCTACATACTTGCACACTATATATAGTTACCTGATTAAGAAGACCTAAACTAATAACTTTGACACCCTTTTGCTCAGCTTCAAGTATGGCATCCTCAATGAATCTGTTTATAGCTTCATTTTGCCAAGAGAGCGAGTACTGCAACTCGTAATTAAAGGTAGCAATCAAAATCACATTAACTGAATTGGGAATACATTAACCATGAAGATAAAGAGAAAATGAAGTTAAGTTGCTTCCCACCTGCAAAATGAATTTTGGAATAACCCAAGTTTGTAGACTGTGTTTATCAAAACGCTGCCTCTCAATAACAAATGAACGGCCAAGTAACCGAGTTAGTATTAATGAGCATAATGTCACTGGCCACAACAGCCATAAGTACCATGTAGAAGTGCGTGGATTAGAGGCCAAGGAAGCAAATGCCAGTGGGAGTCGGTAGATGGATTTAGCTGATGTTAAATGTGTAAGATGAACGACATCAGGTGACTCCTCTTTCATAAGTGAAGATTCGTGTAGTGAATCACTAGACTTGTCCATGGTACCATACATGTAGTCATAGATTGGCATGAAGAGGGAGTAATTGGTTCGAAATTGTGTGTGATGCAACGAGTGGTACCTGCAGAACAAACACGTTAGAATCATACAGAAACACAGATGCTTAAGAAGCTATTCTGCACTAAACGAATTTTACCAGTCTAGCTTAAAAAGCTACTCAGATGCTATTCTGCTTGATTAACATATCAATTAGTATTAATACATAAAATAAAATTGTGTTATTAAAGAAAACTTACGAGGGAGTATACATGAGATACTTAAGAGGAGGAAAAAGAGAGAAGATCCAGTTGGGAATGAACTCGAAATTGCAGTGTCCCAGATTTTTCATGAAGTCGATATAAGTGATATAAACAAAATAGGATGTGATGGAAGCCGTTCCGATCAACAGAGTTCCGATCATTGGTATTGCGAAGAGCAAGAAATATGATATGTGCTCCGCAAATGGGTGAGTCACAGCTGAAACATACATTCATCGATCCATGTCAGTAATTGTTGTTATTTTTAATTATAATTTCTTCTCATTGTTCTTGCTCTTTTACTAGTCAAGAATAAATTAACAGTAAAAAAGATTCCTGTTTCTTTTTTCTTTTTGTTAGATTCATATGATATCTGTACTAATGCATCTGTGCATCACGGTTTTTAATTTTTACAGTAGCATCATCAAATAAAATTAAGTTCTCAAACACCGAACAGTGAAAAGAGAAGGAATCCGTGATCTTTTTTATTTTGATAAGAAAAGGCTAAGAGAGATCATTGATATTCAATCAAATCTAATCAAGATATTAATTTGTATATTATGCATTTTCTGCTTATCCAAATATTGTGCTCCTTACGTATGAGGCAATATTTCCTTGGATATAGAACAACCATCAATATTGCTTACTAATTACTCATAAGATAATTTGAAATACAGTATAACAGAACATGAGATGAAAAATCATATTTTTTTACGGAAACGACAAGTCAGCTATTTGTGAAGTTTAGCCGTACTTATTGACATAATGTAAGCCATATATTGCTAAAAACAAAAGTGTATTTTCGGCCTTGCAATTACATGGTTTGTAATTGGGTTTGTCCCTTGATTAATGAATGATTTATTTCTCAAAAATAAAAATGGAAAATGTATCCGTCCCCATGTTGGGATATGTCTTACAAGTGATTGGCTCAGTGACAATGGAGGAATGGTGATGAGAATGGTAGCGAGAGTAGAGGAAATGGTGGTGAAGTGCTCTGTGTAACCAGTAGTAGAGATACTCGACCGGACCAGCATGAAGCAGTATCGTCATGACCAACCCATCTCCCCTCCAAATTTGTAGGTCAGTCTGAAGCAGGATGCATCTGCCTACGTAGAACAGCATTCCATTGAATATGATCTGATCATCCCTGCCCAAACATTAAAATTAAAATTTTAAACAACGTACATTAATTTACTTCAACACTTGACTGAGAACGAGTGTTAAACTCTTAATCTAGTTTAAGTTTGCTGTACAAACACCACAAACCAATCTCTTTCTCTGTCGACTTGTTCGAACTCGAGGCCCTTGTCAATGATGGATTTGCCTCTTGCAGTTTGATAGCGAGAAAGTGAGATCCATATCTGGTTGTGAAGCATCCTCCACAACTGAAATGGAAGTATGAGGATGTAAAATAGATCCGTACCTTCTTCTCCAAACATATACGAGTATGTGCTGTGAATCACCCAAGGAGCTAACACCACGTACTGCAACAACAAACGCTCATCATTACCTCATCATATACATCAGTCTTACCAAAGTAGTTCACAAAGTAAATATCATGCTGGTAATATATAGATTAATGTATACGTCGAAATGCATATATTAGCCAGCAAGCATTCACATAGAGTAGAGAAAGGCGCTGACCTTAAAGCTCCCAAGAGGTGTCCATGGCCAGTCAGTAAGAATTCCGGGTGTAGAAGCCATTTGTTTGTTTCAGAGTGGTGATCTCTATCTTGGGACTTCAGACGTGTTTATATAGAACATATCAAGATACATGTGCATTGACAATATTGGATATTTTGGTAATAATGATGATATTTTGTCAATAAAGTCATTATTCTCTTCTTTTTCGAAAAGGTCAGTAAGGCCAATGTTAGTATAATACAAAGGTAGCTTAGGGCCATTAAGTGGATAATATATTTATATTTATATATAGGCCAGATCAGAAACGGACGTCTGTAATGTAATTAAAATGCAGCTAGGTTAAATACGATTATGGGAGTGATTATGGGATAGCCAAAAGTGGCTAACACAGTGCAGATTGCGGTGTTGGTATTACGAATGCCAAACTAGAGCTCCATCTTAACCTTCTTCTTGCCGACAGACTCATAGGTAACGAGTTCGAAGCTGAGGTTAAGGCAATGGTGGAGCCAAAGATTACAAATGGGGGATGCTGCTATATGTATTAACCACAACATGAATTCATTTGAACCGATTTATATATAATAACATAGAATAAATACATATACATGTCAAAATTTAGGGGGTGACACCCTTTGGTCTTTAAGTAGCTCCACCTATGGATTAAGGTATGGTGCTTGATGGCTTTGTTGAATTTCTAACGCCGGACCTTCTTCGTCTATCACCTTGGCCTTCACCTTGATGGCGATGCTGTCCGGGATGTCAATGGCCTCTGAGGACGAAAGCAGCGCTGGCATCTGCACCGCCGTGAGCTGTTTTGAGCCAAGTTCGCACTTTTGTATCAATCGCGGACGTCTGCTCTTGATTCAAGAGATTTTTCTCTTTTAATTTGGTCATTTTACGGGATCCTAGCCTGTATATGAATCCCTTATTAGTTGATGTTAAAAACTTTACTACATAACTAAATCACTTCACGGACGTGCTCTATATATCGATCAAATAAATTTCCAATCGAATTCGTTATATGAAACGTCAAAAAAATGAGGACAATTATTGTACATACACGTCCTTTGGATCCAGTTATGACTGTTATTACTTTCCTTTTTTCTTTGCCCGTGTACTACAGTATTGGTAGAATCTTTTATTCTCTATACCAACTTCTAGAAAATAGAAACTTTTACGGATGAAAAAAACAAAACAAAAACAAAACAAAAAACAAAACAAAAAAAACATGGAAAGAAGGAAGAATCGATCAAATTCTAATTATTTAGTAAGCCAATGCATTAAAGAAATGAACGATTAGTTGATGACTGATTTCAAATCGACATGGATCAAAACCAAGAGTTATAAAGAGAGAAAAAACACCAATAGTTTTAAAAAGAAAAAGATATACCTAACACTTCGAGGCTGAGCCAGTTATGTACAGAAAAGAAATATGGAGTTCAACTAGTATCATTATTCATAGCTAGGCTAGGTTTATGACTTTGTAATAAAATAGTGAGAATTTATTTGTTTTTTGAAAGAATTAAGAGTTAATCCATTGCAATGGAGTTCATTTTTTGGTACGCATGCACCTGGAAATCTATGATTTGAAGGGATCGGAACACATGAAAGGTCTAGTTCCAGATGATATTCAGATCTTATGGATGTGAAAGGCAAGTGTTATTTGCATGACTCTCCTCACCTGCTTGCTGATCACCCAAGTCTAGCGGGGCTCGACCACTTACTTTTTAACTAAAACCAGGTTTTGTTCCAGTTTTACGCATCAGTTTCTTCACCATCAAAATCCACCTATCTGCTAATATATCTGTTTACCTTACGTATGGAAATAGTACTAAACTATAATGCCGATGAATTGAAATTTCTCTAAAGCGCACGTAATAAAGCTATTTCTAATTTTTTTTGTTCCATAAAATGGTGGCCGGGTGAGCTACCATTCCGGGACCGAGAGCAATTTTAGGTATTGCATTTCTTTAAGGGATGTTTTTCATAAAGTTGTGGTTCGAACCAAGGACCTCTTATTACTAGGAAAATCCTTGCAGCGTTCGCCTTACTTGCGGCCTAGCATGTTTCCACTAACCCTAATTGGTTTGTAGAAAACCTAGTTTTACAAAATNNNNNNNNNNNNNNNNNNNNNNNNNNN
Above is a window of Fragaria vesca subsp. vesca linkage group LG7, FraVesHawaii_1.0, whole genome shotgun sequence DNA encoding:
- the LOC101297683 gene encoding protein ECERIFERUM 1-like, with the protein product MASTPGILTDWPWTPLGSFKYVVLAPWVIHSTYSYMFGEEGTDLFYILILPFQLWRMLHNQIWISLSRYQTARGKSIIDKGLEFEQVDRERDWDDQIIFNGMLFYVGRCILLQTDLQIWRGDGLVMTILLHAGPVEYLYYWLHRALHHHFLYSRYHSHHHSSIVTEPITSVTHPFAEHISYFLLFAIPMIGTLLIGTASITSYFVYITYIDFMKNLGHCNFEFIPNWIFSLFPPLKYLMYTPSYHSLHHTQFRTNYSLFMPIYDYMYGTMDKSSDSLHESSLMKEESPDVVHLTHLTSAKSIYRLPLAFASLASNPRTSTWYLWLLWPVTLCSLILTRLLGRSFVIERQRFDKHSLQTWVIPKFILQYSLSWQNEAINRFIEDAILEAEQKGVKVISLGLLNQGEGLNSYGGIYVQRNLRLKIKVVDGSSLAVAVILNSIPKGTTQVLLIGNLTKVAYALAFSLCQRDIQVVTSHQAEYLKLTKSLNATEGKVVHDRSYAQKIWLVGDGLSKKEQLSAPKGTIFVPFSQFPPKKLRRDCFYHYTPAMKIPKSLENVYSCENWLPRRVMSAWRIAGIVHAMEGWNEHECGYTMSNIDKVWQATLRHGFQPLISKD